One part of the Mya arenaria isolate MELC-2E11 chromosome 3, ASM2691426v1 genome encodes these proteins:
- the LOC128228696 gene encoding uncharacterized protein LOC128228696, with the protein MTSNRSTLSLAIVVVVIIGLAGGVEFAYVKESESTINEVTEVLHIGDCITASKAEASRLGYLSGELHYAVTWISMYSRICHINETLLSKDTDTSNFSFHLNKELRCSFHLERYTTTGQTFKRAAHVISNSLYMIGFQKYNSLFRGVNNFNYRNRSYFIEYGFFSASRSLRVALRFADGGTVLIFKDMNGVPISNFAQDRFEYQQDVLGPPNSTFLIDAVTKDKTTISNALKPYPIWSDVKVPTEIIYLTYIADDNEKAEAMKQVRPDLPTHFCSFGIPTFRNCCDKPSLAFSTILQITTIVHFIVSKMMVH; encoded by the coding sequence GCATATGTCAAAGAATCGGAATCAACCATAAATGAAGTAACTGAAGTCTTACACATTGGTGACTGTATCACCGCTTCCAAAGCCGAAGCCAGTCGGTTGGGTTATTTGTCTGGAGAATTGCATTATGCAGTAACATGGATCAGCATGTATTCGAGAATATGTCATATCAACGAGACGCTTCTGTCAAAGGATACAGACACTTCAAATTTCTCCTTCCATTTGAATAAAGAACTGAGATGCTCATTTCATCTAGAAAGATACACAACGACGgggcaaacatttaaaagagcGGCACACGTTATATCTAACTCTCTTTATATGATTGGTTTTCAGAAATATAATTCACTGTTTCGTGGGGTGAACAATTTCAACTACAGAAATCGttcttattttattgaatacggATTCTTCAGTGCAAGCCGCAGCCTTAGAGTGGCTCTAAGATTTGCCGACGGTGGTACAGTGCTAATATTTAAGGATATGAACGGTGTACCTATTTCCAATTTTGCACAAGACAGATTTGAATACCAACAAGACGTACTAGGTCCACCTAATTCTACATTTTTAATCGATGCAGTGACAAAAGACAAAACTACAATTTCTAACGCGTTAAAACCGTACCCAATATGGTCGGACGTTAAAGTTCCTACTGAAATCATCTACCTGACCTACATTGCTGATGATAACGAAAAGGCCGAAGCGATGAAACAAGTAAGACCGGATTTACCGACACACTTTTGTTCTTTCGGAATCCCTACCTTCAGGAATTGTTGTGACAAGCCCAGCTTAGCTTTTTCGACGATTCTACAAATAACTACAATCGTTCATTTTATTGTCAGCAAAATGATGGTGCATTAA
- the LOC128228045 gene encoding glutamate receptor 2-like isoform X2 → MDILDILLKYLFVLVSYCFMFVTMDKRDPMNIGVILGNTERQNVLRFAWVTYREKYSTPNAMKLDIDDIDISNSHLLISKLCKHVAKGSIMMVADYNPLTYGSVQSYAHYLNVPTLVPGGTGSGVHGNYRYDVRLLPPTIDAISDVIKYFQWNSIVYYLFDTNDGLLRLQQLFDSFESGDFYTPVIRPRRIANISDCYDVLRRIDRGKPPLRIVLDLSGREAYEQVLHQIVDVGMNRDGYHYVLGGLGIDELDLGTFVYGGVNITGFSIVDKFSTENAELISKAQEFTLHPVGKITVEKALVIDTIHVLVLAAQSLTEDATISINRGRYQRVGSKLGSTDCSGETLQQTFDGEMVLRKLKNVKTYGLTGNIEFNEYGARQNYLFKVYQLELKKPLRQVGFWTPNRGLNTTLPKPPERPNISLNRTLRVITILEEPFVQYKKNNDGNGAPRVDGKYLEGYCIDLAKMLQEKCDTPYDYYIDLVGDSSYGTWYKDEGCWDGMIGELLDTRKCPKGGERKKADMAIAPLTINEERQRVVDFTKPFMKTGISIMIKKPDKEKPGIFSFMYPLSNLVWACVMLAFVGVSLVLFFVGRWSPLEWAEQDPKGGTPINNFNLLNTLWFTLGALMQQGSDTFPRSYSGRIVGSAWWFFTLILISSYTANLAAFLTIERLTPPINSADELVRHPKIKYGTLSRGSSRAFFKESKVDTYKKMWNHMSAHEERVMVNSTLSGVTKVRNSKGEYAFLMEEAYNKFHNQRRPCNTMRVGNNLDNKGYGIATPIGFYLKNQINVAVLKLREVGELMKLEQKWWYSKGECGVDTKDAKTSALTLSNVSGVFHILIGGLLLAMVMALCEYLLHQRLRNLKKKSRENKFTYPSPGSTTAASAHLVTFDNTKYSFTSSPDH, encoded by the exons TATGCAAACATGTGGCCAAAGGCTCCATTATGATGGTGGCGGATTACAATCCTCTGACATACGGGAGCGTTCAGTCTTATGCTCACTACCTTAATGTGCCAACTTTGGTTCCCGGCGGCACGGGAAGCGGTGTCCATGGCAACTACAGATATGACGTCAGATTACTTCCGCCCACTATAGACGCTATAAGTGAcgtcatcaaatattttcaatggaATAGTATcgtgtattatttatttgacaCGAATGATG GCCTACTCAGGTTGCAGCAGTTATTTGACAGTTTCGAGTCAGGAGATTTTTACACTCCCGTGATCCGCCCACGTCGTATCGCCAATATATCAGACTGCTACGATGTTCTCAGACGTATCGATAGAGGGAAACCTCCTTTGAGAATTGTGCTCGACCTGTCCGGAAGAGAGGCATATGAACAAGTACTACATCAA ataGTCGATGTCGGAATGAATCGAGATGGGTACCACTATGTTCTAGGCGGTCTC GGAATAGACGAGCTTGACCTTGGCACGTTTGTCTACGGAGGTGTGAACATTACTGGCTTTAGCATTGTCGATAAATTCTCGACAGAAAACGCTGAACTTATTAGTAAAGCACAGGAATTCACTTTACACCCGGTCGGAAAAATAACG GTTGAGAAAGCGCTGGTGATCGACACTATCCATGTTCTGGTGCTTGCAGCACAGAGTCTTACCGAGGACGCTACTATAAGTATAAATCGGGGTAGATACCAAAG GGTTGGAAGTAAGCTGGGGAGCACAGACTGCAGTGGAGAAACATTACAACAGACATTTGATGGTGAAATGGTGCTccgaaaattgaaaaat GTTAAAACGTACGGTTTGACGGGAAATATCGAATTCAATGAATATGGGGCCCGTCAGAATTACCTGTTCAAAGTTTATCAACTGGAGTTGAAAAAACCGCTGCGACAG GTTGGTTTCTGGACACCGAACAGAGGATTGAACACCACCCTTCCTAAACCGCCTGAACGACCTAACATTTCCCTCAACAGGACTCTCCGCGTGATCACTATACTG GAAGAGCCTTTTGTGCAGTACAAAAAGAACAATGATGGTAACGGCGCGCCAAGGGTCGACGGAAAATATCTTGAG GGTTATTGTATAGACCTGGCCAAAATGCTTCAAGAGAAGTGCGACACCCCTTACGACTATTACATTGATTTGGTCGGGGACTCATCGTACGGAACATGGTATAAGGACGAGGGATGCTGGGATGGAATGATTGGAGAACTCCTGGACACGAGGAAATGCCCTAAAGGGGGGGAAAGGAag AAGGCAGACATGGCGATTGCACCACTAACAATTAACGAAGAAAGACAAAGAGTCGTAGATTTCACGAAGCCGTTCATGAAAACGGGCATTAGCATAATGATTAAGAAACCCGATAAAGAGAAGCCAGGAATATTCTCCTTCATGTACCCGCTCTCCAACCTCGTCTGGGCATGCGTCATGCTGGCCTTCGTTGGCGTTAGTCTCGTGTTGTTCTTTGTCGGTCGGTGGAGCCCATTGGAGTGGGCGGAACAGGATCCGAAAGGGGGAACGCCCATCAATAACTTTAACCTTTTAAACACTCTGTGGTTTACTCTTGGTGCGCTAATGCAGCAGGGTTCTGATACATTTCCAAG GTCCTACTCCGGACGGATTGTTGGGAGCGCCTGGTGGTTTTTCACATTGATACTCATCTCTTCTTACACCGCGAACCTCGCCGCGTTCCTCACCATCGAGAGGCTTACTCCGCCTATCAACAGCGCCGATGAACTTGTTCGTCATCCAAAAATCAAATACGGCACTCTTAGTAGAGGCTCTAGCCGTGCGTTTTTTAAG GAATCAAAAGTGGACACATACAAGAAAATGTGGAATCATATGAGCGCCCACGAAGAGCGTGTCATGGTTAACTCTACCCTTTCGGGCGTGACCAAAGTAAGAAACAGCAAGGGAGAATACGCCTTTCTGATGGAAGAAGCGTATAATAAATTCCACAATCAGCGAAGACCCTGCAATACCATGAGGGTCGGAAATAACCTCGACAACAAGGGTTACGGTATTGCAACACCCATCGGATTTTATCTTAA AAACCAGATAAACGTTGCTGTTTTAAAATTGAGGGAAGTTGGTGAACTAATGAAACTAGAGCAGAAATGGTGGTACTCTAAAGGAGAATGCGGTGTGGACACAAAG gaTGCCAAAACTAGCGCTTTGACATTGAGTAATGTATCTGgggtatttcatattttgatcgGAGGTCTTTTGCTTGCGATGGTAATGGCCCTTTGTGAATATCTTCTACACCAACGCCTTAGGAATTTGAAGAAGAAATCACGTGAAAACAAG TTCACTTACCCATCGCCTGGTTCCACCACGGCAGCGTCTGCGCATCTTGTCACATTTGATAACACAAAATACAGCTTCACCTCAAGTCCAGACCATTGA
- the LOC128228045 gene encoding glutamate receptor 2-like isoform X1 — protein sequence MDILDILLKYLFVLVSYCFMFVTMDKRDPMNIGVILGNTERQNVLRFAWVTYREKYSTPNAMKLDIDDIDISNSHLLISKLCKHVAKGSIMMVADYNPLTYGSVQSYAHYLNVPTLVPGGTGSGVHGNYRYDVRLLPPTIDAISDVIKYFQWNSIVYYLFDTNDGLLRLQQLFDSFESGDFYTPVIRPRRIANISDCYDVLRRIDRGKPPLRIVLDLSGREAYEQVLHQIVDVGMNRDGYHYVLGGLGIDELDLGTFVYGGVNITGFSIVDKFSTENAELISKAQEFTLHPVGKITVEKALVIDTIHVLVLAAQSLTEDATISINRGRYQRVGSKLGSTDCSGETLQQTFDGEMVLRKLKNVKTYGLTGNIEFNEYGARQNYLFKVYQLELKKPLRQVGFWTPNRGLNTTLPKPPERPNISLNRTLRVITILEEPFVQYKKNNDGNGAPRVDGKYLEGYCIDLAKMLQEKCDTPYDYYIDLVGDSSYGTWYKDEGCWDGMIGELLDTRKCPKGGERKKADMAIAPLTINEERQRVVDFTKPFMKTGISIMIKKPDKEKPGIFSFMYPLSNLVWACVMLAFVGVSLVLFFVGRWSPLEWAEQDPKGGTPINNFNLLNTLWFTLGALMQQGSDTFPRSYSGRIVGSAWWFFTLILISSYTANLAAFLTIERLTPPINSADELVRHPKIKYGTLSRGSSRAFFKESKVDTYKKMWNHMSAHEERVMVNSTLSGVTKVRNSKGEYAFLMEEAYNKFHNQRRPCNTMRVGNNLDNKGYGIATPIGFYLKNQINVAVLKLREVGELMKLEQKWWYSKGECGVDTKDAKTSALTLSNVSGVFHILIGGLLLAMVMALCEYLLHQRLRNLKKKSRENKLLKAQKNHQAVRIVKKEPLEALKDAGYAERESPMFTYPSPGSTTAASAHLVTFDNTKYSFTSSPDH from the exons TATGCAAACATGTGGCCAAAGGCTCCATTATGATGGTGGCGGATTACAATCCTCTGACATACGGGAGCGTTCAGTCTTATGCTCACTACCTTAATGTGCCAACTTTGGTTCCCGGCGGCACGGGAAGCGGTGTCCATGGCAACTACAGATATGACGTCAGATTACTTCCGCCCACTATAGACGCTATAAGTGAcgtcatcaaatattttcaatggaATAGTATcgtgtattatttatttgacaCGAATGATG GCCTACTCAGGTTGCAGCAGTTATTTGACAGTTTCGAGTCAGGAGATTTTTACACTCCCGTGATCCGCCCACGTCGTATCGCCAATATATCAGACTGCTACGATGTTCTCAGACGTATCGATAGAGGGAAACCTCCTTTGAGAATTGTGCTCGACCTGTCCGGAAGAGAGGCATATGAACAAGTACTACATCAA ataGTCGATGTCGGAATGAATCGAGATGGGTACCACTATGTTCTAGGCGGTCTC GGAATAGACGAGCTTGACCTTGGCACGTTTGTCTACGGAGGTGTGAACATTACTGGCTTTAGCATTGTCGATAAATTCTCGACAGAAAACGCTGAACTTATTAGTAAAGCACAGGAATTCACTTTACACCCGGTCGGAAAAATAACG GTTGAGAAAGCGCTGGTGATCGACACTATCCATGTTCTGGTGCTTGCAGCACAGAGTCTTACCGAGGACGCTACTATAAGTATAAATCGGGGTAGATACCAAAG GGTTGGAAGTAAGCTGGGGAGCACAGACTGCAGTGGAGAAACATTACAACAGACATTTGATGGTGAAATGGTGCTccgaaaattgaaaaat GTTAAAACGTACGGTTTGACGGGAAATATCGAATTCAATGAATATGGGGCCCGTCAGAATTACCTGTTCAAAGTTTATCAACTGGAGTTGAAAAAACCGCTGCGACAG GTTGGTTTCTGGACACCGAACAGAGGATTGAACACCACCCTTCCTAAACCGCCTGAACGACCTAACATTTCCCTCAACAGGACTCTCCGCGTGATCACTATACTG GAAGAGCCTTTTGTGCAGTACAAAAAGAACAATGATGGTAACGGCGCGCCAAGGGTCGACGGAAAATATCTTGAG GGTTATTGTATAGACCTGGCCAAAATGCTTCAAGAGAAGTGCGACACCCCTTACGACTATTACATTGATTTGGTCGGGGACTCATCGTACGGAACATGGTATAAGGACGAGGGATGCTGGGATGGAATGATTGGAGAACTCCTGGACACGAGGAAATGCCCTAAAGGGGGGGAAAGGAag AAGGCAGACATGGCGATTGCACCACTAACAATTAACGAAGAAAGACAAAGAGTCGTAGATTTCACGAAGCCGTTCATGAAAACGGGCATTAGCATAATGATTAAGAAACCCGATAAAGAGAAGCCAGGAATATTCTCCTTCATGTACCCGCTCTCCAACCTCGTCTGGGCATGCGTCATGCTGGCCTTCGTTGGCGTTAGTCTCGTGTTGTTCTTTGTCGGTCGGTGGAGCCCATTGGAGTGGGCGGAACAGGATCCGAAAGGGGGAACGCCCATCAATAACTTTAACCTTTTAAACACTCTGTGGTTTACTCTTGGTGCGCTAATGCAGCAGGGTTCTGATACATTTCCAAG GTCCTACTCCGGACGGATTGTTGGGAGCGCCTGGTGGTTTTTCACATTGATACTCATCTCTTCTTACACCGCGAACCTCGCCGCGTTCCTCACCATCGAGAGGCTTACTCCGCCTATCAACAGCGCCGATGAACTTGTTCGTCATCCAAAAATCAAATACGGCACTCTTAGTAGAGGCTCTAGCCGTGCGTTTTTTAAG GAATCAAAAGTGGACACATACAAGAAAATGTGGAATCATATGAGCGCCCACGAAGAGCGTGTCATGGTTAACTCTACCCTTTCGGGCGTGACCAAAGTAAGAAACAGCAAGGGAGAATACGCCTTTCTGATGGAAGAAGCGTATAATAAATTCCACAATCAGCGAAGACCCTGCAATACCATGAGGGTCGGAAATAACCTCGACAACAAGGGTTACGGTATTGCAACACCCATCGGATTTTATCTTAA AAACCAGATAAACGTTGCTGTTTTAAAATTGAGGGAAGTTGGTGAACTAATGAAACTAGAGCAGAAATGGTGGTACTCTAAAGGAGAATGCGGTGTGGACACAAAG gaTGCCAAAACTAGCGCTTTGACATTGAGTAATGTATCTGgggtatttcatattttgatcgGAGGTCTTTTGCTTGCGATGGTAATGGCCCTTTGTGAATATCTTCTACACCAACGCCTTAGGAATTTGAAGAAGAAATCACGTGAAAACAAG CTATTAAAAGCTCAGAAAAATCACCAAGCTGTCCGCATCGTAAAGAAAGAACCTCTTGAAGCTCTAAAAGATGCGGGGTACGCCGAGAGAGAAAGCCCCATG TTCACTTACCCATCGCCTGGTTCCACCACGGCAGCGTCTGCGCATCTTGTCACATTTGATAACACAAAATACAGCTTCACCTCAAGTCCAGACCATTGA